One Scomber scombrus chromosome 23, fScoSco1.1, whole genome shotgun sequence genomic window, ttttatcagtAGGAGTTGGTCAATGCATATTAAAGTGTAAGAGAATCCAATTAATAGgactttaaaatacattgaaGCTGAAATACAAGGCTAGTTTGAGGTGGAGGTACTGATATACTAAAGGTAGTTAAAGAATTGTCACTGTACCTGATCAGTAGGTTTATCACATTCCTTATCCAATATCTGACTCTTGGTCCTTGTGGGAGTCCCTTTCGGGTTAACACGGGCTGTCTTCCTCACGctggcctaaaaaaaaaaaaacaagcacagaaTTAAATATGCTTTATCAAAAAATCAAAAGTGAAGGGAATTCTATTAATACGACTTCGACTCAAAATAAGAAATAACTGAAGGTGAAACTGTTTGCCTGAGGTGGTACTGGTAGAGTCCTCAGAGGAGGGGATGGAGGTGCATCTAAAAGCCAATCAACAGGGGGATTTGCTTGTGATGGTGCCGATGACTCAGTGGTGACAACGGGATGTTCAATCCGTTCAGTTGTTTTAGGGCAAGggctgtaaataaataaaaaacagaacagctTCATTTGTTAAAACCAAAAGAAACACTTAAAGTGCATAAAGTGTTTCCCCTCCATTGCATTTTTCCTCAGACTGCAGTACAATTCAGGTAGTGAAAGCAATACTTTCTTATTGTATCCACTAACAGCCAGTGATGGATAAGTGCAGGGGGGTAACTTCAAAGTGAGGCCATTGTTATTGTGGCTTATAGTTTATATGAGCAAACCAGTGATTAAACTGAGGACTGATAAATCCACAGCTTCTTACCACTTCAGAAAAGCAGTGTTATTTCTTGTAATGTTACTTTACCCCCTGCAATTctaaacataatataaaaataatgctGTTATTATACAGTGAAAGTCAGGCAGAGATAAAGAATGTCTGCTCCGTATCTGTCCGTGGCGATTTCTCTCAATTCGCCTCGGTCATCAGAGAGCATGTATGCTGTAGGGAGGACTAGTGACGGACAGAGCACAGCTCAGGACTGCCCAGGTATCTGCCTCCCATCAGAAGCCAAACACACTTCAACTGTACATTATCAATCATTTGGATTAACATTTCCCTTGATATCTATGCAAAGAAAGACTGCCGTTACCTTTTGAGGTTTGAATGTCTAGAATCGATGCCTTCCTTTGGTTTATTCTCTGCAGGCTTCTctgaaagtgtaaaaatgacaattgtcaacaacaaaaaaaaaacacctataCAAGTTAATAAATGGACTAATGTAATCCAATACTGCTCACCAAGAAGTTTAGCAGGGTAGTGAGAGAAGACACTACTGCCATAACTAGTTTCATCTGCTGGTTCAAATGACAGTCGAACCATTGGTGAGAGGAAGGCAAGAGCCTAAAAACAGTTAAATGGAGAAAACAGACAGTATTGTGACAAATCAGTAGGTCTTGTCGCCCTGTAAAATATGACAGGGTGTTtagattatttcttttaatttactCTGAGGACCACTCACAGGATCGTCATTCAAGAAAGAGACTAGGGGTGTGCCGTTGAGTGTATCCATCCACTTCCTGTCCCACTCTGCTTCCAACTCTCTTATGCCATGGTTGACCTCAGGAATTTCTTCCTTGGAAATCTTCTGTCTGGGGCaggaaaatatgaaacatgGCGAGTTAATACACTGGTATTAAATCTTTCATATTTCAGCTAGCAGGCAAATCACAAACAGCTGGAGTGTAGCTGGAGAAGCATACAATATCAATGTAGCATAGAAGTACCCACCTGATGAGGTTAAGGTCCTGCAGCACGCGGGCCATCTGCTGACATTTGTCCTGCAGGTGCTGAGCACTGAGCTCAGGCTTGGGGGCGTCTGAGACTCGACAGCGCTCCTCCCTCAGGAGCTGCAGCGCGTGATTCACCAGCTCGAAGACACACAGGAGGTTCAGCTGACCGGCTTCATACACATTCCCTGAACTCAACTGGAAAACGTGCAGACAAATAAAGTCTATATGAGACTGGTCAATGTGATGATTTATGAATTCAAAAAAATCACTATTATCTTCACTCTCACCTGATGTGGGAGCTTTTCAATTCTCTCCAGCAGGCACCGGGGAACTTTCAGGACCTGGTCTGTCCCATCAAGAGTGTTCTGGTCCACGTCTCCTTTCAGAACACTTTCCACTGCATGCTGCTCCTCTTTGATAGAGGACAGCATTCCATCAATGGTCGACCACAATGAGCGGACCTTAAGACAACCAAGAAGTTCTGTGAGCACTTTTAAAACTAAACAGTATACTCATCACATAATTTTTTTGTCTACCAATagtccaaaaaccaaaaacattcaGTGTACTATCACAAGAAGACAAAAGTGTAAAAtcctcactttaaaaaaaggaactaaAACAAGCATTTGTATGACTAAATAGTGATTTGTAGTAAGATGGTATTAAGAAACCTAACATTACGCACCTTTTTGGTCTTCTCTGCTGGAGAAGCTCCCTCCTTGGCAGAATCACTACTGTGACGCCTGAAAAATGCGACAAACTCATTGAACAAAATGGACGAAGAACATTCATTAGAAGTACTGAGGAGGTAAAAAGTCATACATACTTGAGTAGCTCATCATACTTGGTactgtctgctctgctgtcttTCATAGACTTCACCAGGGCCCtttaaaggaggaaaagagcTTAAACAAAGGGCACATGGTTCTAATTACATTGATTGCAAATGCCCCCAGCTGCCACCGACCAGCCTCGTTAACAACAGCTCTACCAATTAGTTCACACAGGTGGGGCTAGAAACAACTAATGTAATAAGCAACATCAAAagcaatatatttaatatgacTTGATATCAATAGAAGGAGAAGCAATAGAAATAATACAAAGATGTGCTAAAAATAAAAGGCCATACACATAGGAATTATTAAATTAgccttatacattttcaatggAAAAGGaatgacaaaacattttccTCTTGGATCAATTAAATTTTATCTTAAATAGACTACAGTGTTTTATTGGAGCCCTTATGTCTCAGGATTAAAAATGTATCGGCAGTAGACAACATTAGATTTAAAATTGAAACGGTTTCTACAGCTTAAGTTAGAgggtaataattgttttatttagaaGGAATATTTAGATTTACACTTCAGAACAGcgatttcattttgtttatgcCAAGTGAGAAAAGTTGAATTTCATTGCCAAAACCTGAGCTGCTCTGCACTGTACTCATTAGGGTAGAGCGCTCATATTTCCAGGCTGCCTCTATTGATGTGGAATAACATTGAGCTCTTTCCAGCTGCTAAAATAGACCATCAAGGACTCACTGGGCTCGTCTCTGGTACTCCTGGAGAAAACGATCCTGCTCTACTCCAGCTTTCAAAAACCTTGTATTGATCAGGCCCAGTCTTCTGACTGCCATGTCCAAAGAGGAAGCCGGCATTGCTGCAGCTTCAGGAAACCAGCTGTCATCTGGCAAACACAGTATTCAAGATTAGTTGCTGGTCTTTTGCATGCCAATGCCTGGCCACTGGTGTGTCATTCAACGTGTTAGGATTGTCGTCAATCCCCATTGATTGTGAATACAGACTActtatatagaaaaaaaacgaCGTGATTTTCTATATAGACCTACCCGTGTTGAATTCCTTCATGTCCTGCAGCATGACGTGACTGGCCAAATGAAGCATCAAGCTGATAAACTTGTGGCCTCCAGGTGAGAGGAACAAGGATGCTACCACCTTGGATCCTGCATTTGCAGTTTCATCCTAAAGACACAGAGCAAAAACAGATGACATAAATTCAATTTTATAACTCTCACATACTTAACTGCTAAATCTGTATTTGCCAATTACAAGATTTTAAAAgagttttgtgtttatgtaaacAGTTTGTGTACAAGCTGTGTGTGAGGAGAGTAAGGAGAACGGAGAGTGGGACAAAAGGAAAGCAGGATGGAGTGAGGGAAGGAATAAAATGAGGACATAATTCCCCCAAATGTGTGGTAGGTGGCACTTAACTTTACAAATCCTCAGGCTTACCATTATTTCTCGCAGCCAAGGGCAGGCAGCTTTTCGAAACTCAGCATCTTCTTTGGGAGTCGAAACAGGCCAGCAATGTCTAACAAAACAGAGATAATTTCattgcttaaaaaatgaatacaagaCATACTTTGACATGAATGGCAATCATtgataatatatatttgtaccTGAAGGCTTCATAAAATCGTGTTGCGTTGAGTTTCTCCAGAAGAAAATGAGTTACAATGTAGAAGGCATTCTTGTTAGGTTTATCAAACATATTCCTATTGGACACAAAATGACATTTGGTTGTGGTTAAATTAAGGATTAATTCAAGTTAGGCACGGTTGTGGAGTTAATATTATTGCatataaatatgttaataaCTCGATAAACACACTCACGGTCCCAGGTTGATATATTTTGTGTTGGTTCTGCCGACGAGCGACGATATAGCTGTTTCTGGTTCAAATCCCAGCCCGAGAAGAGCTAACCAGAGATATCTTCCCTTATTCTTCTGCGACGATGCCGGGTTCGCCATTGTTCCGAGTTGGTAGGAGCAGAGAATGGACACTCGGAGCTCAAAAAGCCAGCCTGGCTGATTTAAACCAAGCTAGCCAGTTAGCTGCGGTGGCTAGCTACAAACTTCCGACCTTGTTTTGAGTTTTTCTGCAAACATTTAACTAACTGATACCGACATAATAAGCACTGCCTGTAACCAATCACAAGTCATATAACGTCAGGTTCTGTTTTAGTTACGTTTAAGTTCACAATTGTTCAAATAAGTTGTACTTATTTACAGTCGAAGTTTGAGAACCGCAGAAGTCCAACCGCCAAATTTATTGTATAGTCACCCGGATGTTGTTAAGAAGTACTTCCGGTGATTGAACGGTAAATTTCGTCCCTGAATAAACttataaaaagtttaaaaaaacattttttttattaaacattttatgatAATATTGGTcggtttatatatatatattactgaGATATATGTTTAACTTGTGCTTTTATAATTCATAGTTTTAAGGAAAGATCTCGTGACAGACCGAGCCAACCTTGTGTAGGAAAGGTGACTCTTTTTATTAGATGTTAATCAAGTACATGCAAATTGATGTATTGGTCAGCTTGTCCATTATCCCACAAAGATAGTTAATAGATAATAAACCCCTACAAGGCCAGTGTTACcaataaaaatactgtattgtGTATTTACAGGTTACACATAGATGAATTCAGCCACTGCTACCGAGCAGGACAAGTTTAGAAGTCACAACATTCACAGGCCCCATACCTGAGTGAATCCCCCCCCAGTtagatttttacatttcacaagTGGTCACTGTAATTAATTTACTCCCCTGAAATACTCTTCCTCTGCTGAGGAAGTATAACATGGCAGTAGGAtatgatataaaacatgttaaaggcTAGACACAGATTTCACTTCAGACAGTGTAAAgtttcatgcacatttccaaTCCATTTTTACATGCATTTACCCAAGAAATTTGTCAAGGGGCTTTGCAAAAGGGTggaatcaaattaaaaaaaaacacaggctATGCATATTCAGAGATttcatttgtccttttttattgtggaacgtacaattatttttttagtcTCCACCTCAACTGATTAAGCAGAACAGTGTAATAGTAAGAAAGAATTACTCCTTTTTTCTAATCGTTCACATCATTGTAGTTCTTTTAAAACCAGCTGGCAACACTCGCCCACCTTTGATGGATCAGATACTGATGTGTATTTGGAAATCTGAGAGTTGACCCCCAGGGACCGAGCCAGGTCCTGGGCTGTCTGGTCTGAGGCCACAGTGGTTCCCAAGGCCACCAGCAGCCTAAACACAGCTTCCTTGTCTTGTACTGTCTCCAGAGCTCTACTGGCCACAGACAGGCACTGGGCCTTGCCCTCGAGATCAGACTGGTGGTGCAAGCAGCCAGCGTAGTTAAGCACCAGGGTGGCCAGGGCAATGTGGATGTTCTTATTGCAGACAGTAGCCAGGTCAGCAGCACGTGATAGAACCGTTTCACGCTGGGCCATGAGGAGGGCTCGGCCGTGCCTGCCAGTAAAGCAGTTACACAGAGTCCGCAGCGCCAGCATCTGATTGGCAGGACGCCCCTCAGGCCTTATGAAGCTCAGCAGGTGGTTACACAGCTGGACTCCTTCTGCCTCTCCACAGAGGGTCTCGTTAACCTGCGGGTGGCGCACTGCCAGCCTCATAATGTCCAGGACTGGAAACACAATGTCTAGAATCcaggaggaagaaaagcagaGTTTTGTAAATGACCAGTAATGTGCTGATTAaccttaaaacatattttatctttctgttAATTAGAATTGCTAAGGAAAAACTTacaacaatgaaacaaatgacaaaaaatatttcatgaacTGAGTTAAAATTCTGTTGTACCTTCAGGCCAGTGAGAGGCCTTCCACAGCAGGTTGATCTCTTGGATGGTTGGGGGAGGCTCGGAGGAGTTGggcccagacacacacatcagcagccTCTGAAGGCTTTCCAAAATGTCTTCAGAGAGCTTGTGCTCCTGAGGGGCACCTCCATTCAGCTCCTTCAGCTTGGCTagtgaaaaatgaacaaatcaagAGACAGACATTGAGGAAATTTCATGGAAAGATTTTGATACAGTGACTTTTtaacaatatacagtatttatttgaCAACAAAATGTATGCAGTTGAAGTATTTAAGGCTTTCGAAACCAATTATTACTGTGCCATTACTATAGTGTTTGCGAAGTATTTCTACATGAAGGTATGCAACATAATTTTACATTGTATTGTATGAGTTATAGCAATACTAATAGTGTTATAACTCTAGAGAATAATAGAAACGTTATATCAAAACTCATTATACTAAATCgtgtcacactaccaaatttttgatttcattttgaGAACTACCTACATGTCTGACTGAGGTAAATCTACACAGGCACTATACATATGTTTTATCTagtgaaattgtgttttgttcCACAGATGAATAGATGAGTCTTGGTCCACTCAATATTGTTATAACCAATTACCTGACCAGCATGTCTTTTTttagactgtagtagtactgtagtgtAATGGTACTCACTGAGGATCTGCGAGGCATTGGCTTGATCAAAGGTCACACCATCACTCTTGGGAAAGTAAATGTTGGTTGCCGTCTGTCTGAGGGCTGCGGAGGAGTAGGCACCTCCACCTGCCGAGTAGGGAGGAATATGATCCAATGAGAGTTCAACAATTAAAGAGTTCAAAACAAAACTAGCTTGCACCCTTTGCATACAGGAGAAATGTACAGAACATGGGTCTTCCACTGAACAGTCAAGCCTGGATCTCACTATCTCAGTTACATAGGTGTGTTGGTTTTGCTTTGTCTTTGGTTTACATAAGAGTCGTCCAAAATTCAGTGGTTCCTCTAAGTACCTGTGAAGGGATCCGCCACACCTCCAGGAGCACTTGGGTTTGGACCTGACCCTGGGATGTACCGACCAGAGCCtgtggagagaggaaaaagaaaagaaaagctgtgaAAATGCAATTGCGGGTGGTGctcagaataaaaataatctttaggcaaattaaaacatactgtacctgTGAAGGGATCGGCTCCAGAACCTGACCCATCATCAGAGGCCCCAGGGATGTACCGAGCTCCTCCTGTCAGATGAAGACAAAAGTAAAGAGTAAAATAATGTGTCAAGAAAACAGTGCAGTTGTTATACACAATAACCACAAGCTATGAATAACTAGCTCAAGTATGAATGTTTTGGTCTCACCAGTGAATGGGTCAGCAACAGCAGGCTGGGCTGGTCCCACCACATGTCCTTTGGTGTTCTCTATGATAAAATTGGCAACCTGGTCGAGGAACATGGGGCTGAGGTCATTCTTCTGCAAAAAGTTATGTGCTGTCAGCCAGGGGTCCTCTGACACGTTGTAAGGCAGCTTCATGGACGGCCCTCCTTCGTTCACGTCGATGGTGAACACGTAGTCGTACTCCTGAGGGGAGATCAGGAGTTACAAATGactgctctcacacacattttgttCAGTTCGTCGTAGCTGAGCTTGCTGCCTTACCTTTCCTTCGTACACTACACTCTTAGAGGTCTGTTGGTTTGAGCCTCCGACCACATCTCCAATTTTCATCCAGCGGCCGTCGTTGACACTCCACTGGTATGCCTCCACCTTCTGTCCATCTTTGATCAGCCGCGTCTGTCCGTCACGATTCCCTGAAGGAAATAAGCGAACAAAACTATCTTGAGCCAGAAAAATATATGATATTTTCTCCTTATcagaaaataataagaatatatacatgtataataAGATGAATACAACTATTTAATACCAGGCTCATCAAGGTGTTCCCTTCCAGGAAGGTCCTCCATTTTGATGTCTCCAAGGTCGCCTGTCTTGGGGTCGATGGTGGCTTTGGAGAGCTCATCCTCAAAGGCCTGTAAGTCCTCTGCATTGGCCATGCGGTCTTCCACTTCCGTAAACACACGGATAATTCCATCACTGTAGCCAGAAGAGGAGCATCAGAGTTAGCCACAAAGCTACAAATTATCTTTTTATCCTGTTTTGT contains:
- the haus6 gene encoding HAUS augmin-like complex subunit 6; protein product: MANPASSQKNKGRYLWLALLGLGFEPETAISSLVGRTNTKYINLGPNMFDKPNKNAFYIVTHFLLEKLNATRFYEAFRHCWPVSTPKEDAEFRKAACPWLREIMDETANAGSKVVASLFLSPGGHKFISLMLHLASHVMLQDMKEFNTDDSWFPEAAAMPASSLDMAVRRLGLINTRFLKAGVEQDRFLQEYQRRAQALVKSMKDSRADSTKYDELLKRHSSDSAKEGASPAEKTKKVRSLWSTIDGMLSSIKEEQHAVESVLKGDVDQNTLDGTDQVLKVPRCLLERIEKLPHQLSSGNVYEAGQLNLLCVFELVNHALQLLREERCRVSDAPKPELSAQHLQDKCQQMARVLQDLNLIRQKISKEEIPEVNHGIRELEAEWDRKWMDTLNGTPLVSFLNDDPALAFLSPMVRLSFEPADETSYGSSVFSHYPAKLLEKPAENKPKEGIDSRHSNLKSPCPKTTERIEHPVVTTESSAPSQANPPVDWLLDAPPSPPLRTLPVPPQASVRKTARVNPKGTPTRTKSQILDKECDKPTDQARVRKTAHVYPKVTPVRTKTQIFDMECDNLADQFADAVTATAHIEGRVKGLDLEGLLNTLQGDPFSTKKQLTRTPESLILDVKSSWRKALEEDKAEKILRSAKLNDSITGRVTPLQEIHNVWQSPAAAPQSVSCNLTPTVMSHSSPSFSQQGVLLKSTRLWDTFNKETLDSPHGTGSRVTQFSLDNETLPELPSCDSFDLSLDDEAADMNSEEDDDDDLLIPSLKTEHVRCHQLGQIQQGCNVGSFVENVKRTPVCLLSDHNAPSLDIDSLESAKSVEATSNVFSLDLDTLETPKKQEYSLPKLITFSPIDDMKC
- the plaa gene encoding phospholipase A-2-activating protein, encoding MASSNSYKLRCSIPGHEMDVRGLAAAVFPDGAFVSVSRDRTGRIWVPNSSPDKGFTEMHCMSGHSDFVSCVCVIAPSETYPRGLIATGGHDNNICVFSMDQPQPLFTLKGHKNTVCALASGKFGTLLSGSWDTTAKVWLNEKCMMTLQGHTAAVWAVAILPEQGLMLSGSADKTIKLWKAGRCEKTFTGHEDCVRALAVISSTEFFSCSNDTSIRRWLVTGECVQVYYSHTNYIYNIAVFPNCQDFVSTGEDRTLRIWRQGECSQTIRFPAQSVWCCCILPNGDIAVGASDGIIRVFTEVEDRMANAEDLQAFEDELSKATIDPKTGDLGDIKMEDLPGREHLDEPGNRDGQTRLIKDGQKVEAYQWSVNDGRWMKIGDVVGGSNQQTSKSVVYEGKEYDYVFTIDVNEGGPSMKLPYNVSEDPWLTAHNFLQKNDLSPMFLDQVANFIIENTKGHVVGPAQPAVADPFTGGARYIPGASDDGSGSGADPFTGSGRYIPGSGPNPSAPGGVADPFTGGGAYSSAALRQTATNIYFPKSDGVTFDQANASQILTKLKELNGGAPQEHKLSEDILESLQRLLMCVSGPNSSEPPPTIQEINLLWKASHWPEDIVFPVLDIMRLAVRHPQVNETLCGEAEGVQLCNHLLSFIRPEGRPANQMLALRTLCNCFTGRHGRALLMAQRETVLSRAADLATVCNKNIHIALATLVLNYAGCLHHQSDLEGKAQCLSVASRALETVQDKEAVFRLLVALGTTVASDQTAQDLARSLGVNSQISKYTSVSDPSKVGECCQLVLKELQ